In Desulfatirhabdium butyrativorans DSM 18734, a genomic segment contains:
- a CDS encoding CheR family methyltransferase: MNPIDHHLSDSDFERLRRCIHQTCGIHLTANKKTLLESRLRKRMRALSLNTFQDYCDYLFSEAGRREETRFMIESVTTHKTDFFREPHHFEYLTRKAIPEMLRSLSLIPGRLFWAWSAACSTGEEPYTLAMVLAEFAVSHQGFDYTILATDISTDVLSTAKAAIYNDEQIAPVPLPMRKKYLLKSRDPSRRVVKIVPELRSRIRFQQYNLVDRKPPVSESMSIIFCRNVLIYFDMETQRRMVQKFWDMLHPGGYLFLGHAESINNMSVPFRYMAPTIYRKELKT, translated from the coding sequence CGATCGATCATCATCTGTCCGACAGCGATTTTGAACGGCTGCGCCGCTGTATCCATCAGACCTGCGGCATTCACCTGACGGCAAACAAGAAAACGCTTCTGGAAAGCCGGCTGCGAAAGCGGATGCGCGCCCTTTCCCTGAACACCTTCCAGGATTACTGCGACTACCTGTTTTCGGAAGCGGGCAGGCGGGAGGAAACCCGGTTCATGATCGAATCCGTGACGACGCACAAGACGGATTTTTTTCGGGAACCGCATCATTTCGAATACCTCACCCGAAAGGCGATTCCGGAAATGCTCCGCTCCCTGTCGCTCATCCCGGGCAGGCTCTTCTGGGCATGGAGTGCGGCCTGCTCCACGGGCGAGGAACCCTATACGCTGGCCATGGTGCTTGCGGAGTTTGCTGTTTCGCATCAAGGCTTCGATTACACCATCCTGGCCACCGATATCTCCACCGACGTCCTGAGCACGGCCAAGGCCGCCATATACAACGACGAGCAGATCGCGCCCGTGCCGCTTCCCATGCGAAAAAAATACCTGCTCAAAAGCCGGGATCCTTCCCGGAGAGTCGTCAAAATCGTCCCGGAGCTCAGAAGCCGCATCCGGTTCCAGCAATACAACCTGGTCGATCGCAAACCGCCGGTAAGCGAATCGATGAGCATCATCTTCTGCCGCAACGTCCTGATCTATTTCGACATGGAAACCCAACGCCGAATGGTGCAGAAATTCTGGGACATGCTGCATCCGGGCGGATATCTCTTTCTGGGACATGCCGAAAGTATCAACAACATGAGCGTGCCATTCCGGTACATGGCGCCGACCATCTATCGCAAGGAACTCAAAACATGA